The Virgibacillus sp. MSP4-1 genome has a segment encoding these proteins:
- the flgK gene encoding flagellar hook-associated protein FlgK has translation MSSTFSGLEVAKRALFTQQSALSTTGHNISNANTPGYSRQRVNFEQTSPYPAMGRNRPEIEGQIGQGVEAGSVQRVRDQFIDLQYRAENNKTGYWESRADALSQMEQIMNEPSETGLSDTMNQFWQSLNDLAGNPEDSGARSVVQQRGIAVADTFNYISDSLTAVQKDLENEINVTTKDINSVVSQIKDLNDQIKAVEPHGYLPNDLYDERDRLIDELSNMVNIDVEYSSSSDSAKDIAQGIASITLQNSEGKAIEGGVLLTKDNVANQLDVTVKNNDSGQRLVTNIQLNQMDEDGNKIGQEDFAPADFSSNGKLKGLIESHGYQVETGSGQKEAKGIYVSMLEDMDKMAYAFADSFNSQHQKGYTLKEDANGLPKQGGDFFDTGSYSKDDYIGYASEMDLTSGIKNSEDNIAAALLVDENGDPLAPDQVEAGSYFGNGENAQALADVKGKVNAFLGENTSVQSYYEGMIGDLGVQAQEANRMADNASTLQQAVETRRQSVSGVSLDEEMSNMIKFQHAYNAAARNMTAVDEMLDRIINQMGLVGR, from the coding sequence ATGTCTTCAACATTCAGTGGATTAGAGGTCGCCAAACGTGCCTTATTTACCCAACAGAGTGCCTTAAGTACAACCGGCCATAATATCTCCAATGCCAATACCCCCGGATACTCCCGCCAGCGGGTGAATTTTGAACAGACCAGTCCTTATCCGGCGATGGGGAGAAACCGTCCGGAAATTGAAGGACAGATTGGACAGGGAGTGGAAGCAGGATCGGTTCAGCGTGTGCGGGACCAATTTATTGATTTGCAATATCGGGCCGAAAATAATAAAACCGGCTACTGGGAATCACGGGCAGACGCTTTAAGCCAAATGGAACAGATTATGAATGAACCGAGTGAAACAGGCTTATCGGACACGATGAACCAGTTTTGGCAGTCGTTAAATGACCTTGCCGGAAACCCTGAAGATTCAGGTGCCCGTTCCGTTGTTCAGCAGCGCGGGATTGCGGTTGCGGATACCTTCAACTACATATCCGATTCCTTAACAGCTGTACAAAAGGATCTGGAAAATGAGATTAACGTCACAACGAAGGATATTAATTCGGTTGTCAGCCAGATAAAAGATTTGAACGATCAAATCAAGGCCGTGGAGCCCCATGGATATCTGCCTAATGACTTATATGATGAGCGTGACCGTCTGATTGATGAGCTCTCCAATATGGTCAATATTGATGTGGAGTACAGTTCCAGCAGTGACAGCGCGAAGGATATTGCACAGGGAATAGCTTCTATCACGCTTCAGAACAGTGAAGGGAAGGCGATAGAAGGTGGCGTGCTGTTAACAAAGGACAATGTGGCCAATCAGCTGGATGTAACCGTAAAAAATAATGATAGCGGACAGAGGCTTGTAACGAATATCCAATTAAATCAGATGGATGAGGATGGAAACAAAATCGGTCAGGAAGATTTTGCGCCAGCTGATTTTTCATCGAACGGAAAATTAAAAGGCCTGATTGAATCCCATGGTTATCAGGTTGAAACAGGCAGCGGACAGAAGGAAGCAAAAGGAATCTATGTATCTATGCTTGAGGATATGGATAAGATGGCCTATGCTTTCGCAGATTCGTTTAACAGTCAGCATCAGAAGGGATACACCTTGAAAGAAGACGCAAATGGATTGCCGAAGCAGGGTGGAGACTTTTTTGACACAGGATCCTATTCAAAGGATGACTATATCGGCTACGCATCGGAAATGGATCTGACATCAGGCATTAAAAACAGTGAGGACAATATTGCGGCTGCTTTACTAGTCGATGAAAATGGCGATCCTCTTGCGCCTGATCAGGTCGAAGCAGGTTCATACTTCGGTAATGGGGAAAATGCTCAGGCACTGGCTGATGTTAAAGGAAAAGTGAACGCATTCTTAGGTGAAAACACATCCGTCCAAAGCTACTATGAAGGTATGATTGGTGACTTAGGGGTCCAGGCTCAGGAGGCCAACCGTATGGCGGATAATGCCAGTACCCTGCAGCAGGCCGTTGAAACGAGACGTCAATCGGTCAGTGGGGTTTCGCTTGATGAAGAAATGTCCAACATGATTAAATTCCAGCACGCTTATAACGCAGCCGCACGGAATATGACTGCAGTGGATGAAATGCTGGATCGAATTATTAACCAAATGGGACTTGTAGGAAGGTAG
- a CDS encoding flagellar protein FlgN yields the protein MSAHEVITIMSKLKSLHESLLKLSYEKTDLLKEGKIDAFQKLLVNENKHVQAVRQLEEKRGALTEQWFSQQGLAGREHTVSEMLEHLKDGEEKDELHAIFENMVVTVAELKQQEQLNQDLLQQSLQFVELSLDMLQPTMKNMNYSENQKFGNPAQNRSVFDSKA from the coding sequence TTGTCAGCACATGAAGTCATTACCATCATGTCAAAGTTAAAGTCATTGCATGAAAGTCTATTAAAGCTTTCTTATGAAAAAACAGATCTATTGAAGGAAGGAAAGATCGATGCCTTCCAGAAGCTCTTGGTCAATGAAAATAAACATGTACAAGCTGTCCGTCAACTTGAAGAAAAACGAGGAGCCTTAACGGAGCAATGGTTTTCACAGCAGGGACTGGCCGGCCGTGAACATACGGTGTCAGAAATGCTGGAACATTTAAAGGATGGGGAGGAGAAGGACGAACTCCATGCCATCTTTGAAAATATGGTTGTAACCGTAGCGGAATTAAAGCAGCAGGAACAGCTGAATCAGGATCTACTGCAGCAGTCCCTGCAGTTTGTGGAGCTGTCCCTGGATATGCTTCAGCCTACCATGAAAAATATGAATTACAGTGAAAATCAGAAATTCGGAAATCCGGCCCAGAACCGATCCGTATTTGATTCGAAAGCTTAG
- the flgM gene encoding flagellar biosynthesis anti-sigma factor FlgM, giving the protein MKINGSNSTHLNPYQKQYQKQQQATNQAKPAADKLEISNQAQNMLKGNEVKEARQKQVQQIKHDVQTGNYKINYEETAQKMIDFWTNRG; this is encoded by the coding sequence ATGAAAATTAACGGATCAAACTCGACTCATCTGAATCCGTATCAAAAACAGTATCAGAAGCAGCAGCAAGCCACGAATCAGGCAAAGCCAGCTGCGGATAAACTGGAAATCTCAAACCAGGCACAGAATATGCTGAAGGGCAATGAGGTCAAAGAAGCCCGTCAGAAGCAGGTGCAGCAGATTAAGCATGACGTACAAACAGGAAATTATAAAATCAACTATGAGGAAACCGCACAGAAAATGATCGATTTCTGGACGAACCGCGGATAA